The Fervidibacillus albus genome contains a region encoding:
- a CDS encoding S41 family peptidase: protein MDHESQQEMDKEVKEQPSKFVRIKKFHFIMIMFLLVFLTAGITTFALSFGDVKVVEKIQIRDRAEFEKLYDTFEQIKSNYVEDIDEETLIEGAVNGMVEAIEDPYSDYMTIEESKVFQETITSSFEGIGAYIEEQDGYIVIVAPIKGSPAEEAGLKANDLIIEVDGESIQGMGSQEAVALIRGEKGTVVELTIMRPGIDDPIKVKVTRDVIPIETVYSEMLDGDIGKIQITSFSEHTFEELEEHLAQLEEQGMKGLVLDLRQNPGGLLDQAIQIASHFVEKGEVLYQMEYKDGTVEKQLSNEEDPFAYPLAVVVDGGSASASEIVAAALKESAGVPVVGETTFGKGTAQTSVPYTDGSSLKLTTAKWLTPNGNWIHEVGLEPDYVVPLPDYANLPYVDPEQQFEENMVSEDVTTVEKMLAALGYDPGEADGLFDEETKEAVIEFQRENDLDETGIVTGETTLTIMEQLKTKLTEEDPQIQKAYDLVKEQLEGNEN from the coding sequence ATGGATCACGAAAGTCAACAGGAAATGGATAAAGAAGTAAAAGAACAGCCGAGCAAATTTGTAAGAATAAAAAAGTTTCATTTCATTATGATCATGTTCCTTCTCGTTTTTTTAACAGCTGGGATCACGACCTTTGCCCTATCCTTCGGTGATGTAAAGGTAGTAGAAAAAATTCAAATTCGCGATCGGGCCGAATTTGAAAAGCTTTATGATACGTTCGAACAAATTAAGTCCAATTACGTTGAAGACATCGATGAAGAAACATTGATCGAAGGTGCAGTTAACGGAATGGTGGAAGCAATTGAAGATCCGTATTCCGACTATATGACCATCGAAGAGTCCAAAGTATTTCAAGAAACGATTACGTCCTCCTTTGAAGGAATCGGTGCCTATATCGAAGAACAGGACGGATACATTGTCATCGTTGCACCGATTAAAGGTTCCCCAGCCGAAGAAGCGGGGTTGAAAGCAAACGATTTAATTATTGAAGTTGACGGAGAAAGTATTCAAGGAATGGGTTCCCAAGAAGCCGTTGCATTAATTCGTGGTGAAAAGGGAACGGTGGTGGAATTAACGATTATGCGACCGGGCATCGACGATCCGATCAAGGTGAAAGTGACCCGAGATGTGATTCCGATTGAAACGGTGTATAGTGAAATGTTAGACGGGGATATCGGAAAAATTCAAATTACTTCCTTTTCTGAACATACTTTTGAGGAATTAGAGGAACATTTAGCACAATTAGAAGAACAAGGGATGAAAGGTCTTGTCTTGGATTTACGGCAAAATCCGGGTGGCTTACTTGACCAGGCGATTCAGATTGCAAGCCATTTCGTTGAAAAGGGAGAAGTCCTCTATCAAATGGAATATAAAGACGGAACCGTAGAAAAGCAATTGTCGAACGAAGAGGATCCCTTTGCCTATCCTCTTGCTGTCGTTGTTGACGGAGGTAGCGCCAGTGCATCGGAAATTGTAGCGGCTGCCTTAAAGGAATCCGCAGGCGTTCCAGTTGTCGGTGAAACGACGTTCGGAAAAGGTACAGCCCAGACGAGTGTGCCGTACACAGACGGGTCTAGTTTAAAATTAACGACGGCAAAATGGTTAACTCCGAACGGAAATTGGATCCACGAAGTCGGGTTGGAGCCAGACTACGTCGTTCCGTTACCTGATTATGCGAACTTACCGTATGTAGATCCAGAGCAACAATTCGAGGAAAATATGGTAAGTGAAGACGTAACGACGGTTGAAAAAATGTTGGCTGCACTCGGTTATGACCCAGGAGAGGCAGATGGATTGTTCGATGAGGAAACAAAAGAGGCGGTCATCGAATTCCAAAGGGAAAATGATTTGGACGAAACAGGGATTGTTACTGGAGAAACGACGTTAACAATTATGGAACAATTAAAAACCAAACTTACCGAAGAAGATCCGCAAATTCAAAAGGCTTACGATTTAGTAAAAGAGCAATTGGAAGGAAATGAAAATTAA
- a CDS encoding MATE family efflux transporter, translating into MYKTDRLKEKFHMFFTIFFPIFITQIGLSLIQFFDTMMSGRVSSNDLAGVAIAGSLWSPVYTGLSGILIATTPIVSSLFGANKKEDIRNSVIQAVYVALVIVIGIVLLGSFALIPVLQFMHLDPSVERIAQYYLITLSFGILPLFVYNVLRSFIDGLGQTKTTMVITLLSVPINVCFNYLFIFGKFGFPKLGGVGAGVASAITYWVVLFITIIIVMKQRPFSGYKLFQKFYFVEWKKWKELFKIGVPIGLSIFFEVSIFSVITLLMSRYDTITIASYQAAVNFTSILYMFPLSISMALTILVAYEIGSGRTKDAKQYSWLGIGLSIGMAAVNALLLYTFKYEIAGFYTKEEDVLQLTASFLMFALCFQFSDGIQASVQGALRGYKDVNITFITTLIAYWVIGLPLGTLLANGTSLGPFGYWIGLIAGLTAGAIGLSTRLVYIQRKVGKKNQVLRKNE; encoded by the coding sequence ATGTATAAGACGGACCGTTTAAAAGAGAAATTCCATATGTTTTTCACGATTTTTTTTCCGATCTTCATTACTCAAATCGGGTTATCGTTAATTCAATTTTTCGATACGATGATGTCCGGTCGGGTTAGTTCGAACGATTTAGCGGGTGTTGCCATCGCCGGATCCCTTTGGTCACCCGTTTATACTGGTTTGAGTGGAATTTTGATTGCAACAACACCGATCGTCTCTTCTCTTTTCGGTGCGAATAAAAAAGAGGACATTCGAAATTCGGTCATCCAAGCGGTTTATGTGGCGCTCGTAATTGTCATTGGCATCGTATTACTCGGAAGTTTTGCGTTAATTCCTGTTTTACAATTCATGCATTTGGATCCATCGGTCGAACGAATTGCCCAATATTATTTAATAACTTTAAGTTTCGGGATTTTGCCCCTTTTTGTTTATAACGTATTGCGGAGTTTTATCGATGGATTAGGGCAGACGAAAACGACGATGGTCATTACTTTACTATCCGTTCCGATCAACGTCTGTTTTAACTATTTATTTATTTTCGGAAAGTTTGGTTTCCCAAAACTCGGTGGAGTCGGTGCCGGAGTCGCTTCAGCTATAACGTATTGGGTCGTCCTATTTATTACGATCATCATCGTGATGAAACAACGCCCCTTTTCCGGTTACAAACTTTTTCAAAAATTTTATTTTGTAGAGTGGAAAAAATGGAAGGAGTTATTTAAAATTGGCGTTCCGATCGGCCTGTCGATCTTTTTCGAAGTTAGCATTTTTTCCGTTATCACTTTATTGATGAGCCGATACGATACGATTACGATTGCTTCGTATCAAGCGGCCGTAAATTTTACGAGCATTTTATATATGTTTCCCCTAAGCATTTCGATGGCCTTGACGATTTTAGTCGCCTATGAAATCGGATCGGGACGGACGAAGGATGCAAAACAATATAGTTGGTTAGGGATAGGACTATCCATCGGGATGGCCGCCGTTAACGCCTTGTTGCTCTATACGTTCAAATATGAAATTGCTGGATTTTACACGAAGGAAGAAGATGTTTTACAATTGACGGCCTCCTTCTTAATGTTCGCCCTTTGTTTCCAATTTTCCGACGGCATCCAAGCGTCCGTTCAAGGGGCTTTGCGGGGGTATAAAGATGTAAATATTACGTTTATTACGACCCTTATTGCCTACTGGGTCATTGGACTGCCTCTAGGCACCCTTCTAGCAAACGGTACATCCCTCGGTCCGTTTGGTTATTGGATTGGACTAATCGCAGGGTTAACTGCCGGTGCAATCGGTCTCAGCACCCGCCTCGTATACATCCAACGAAAGGTCGGAAAGAAAAATCAGGTGTTAAGAAAAAACGAATGA
- a CDS encoding DNA alkylation repair protein translates to MHTLRCPNCKTNRTRFNLIKQVPESVKLDPETGEVVQQFAQNNLDPFHIPYTGPEFRIQCGVCGMIDDERRFTFNQRGME, encoded by the coding sequence ATGCACACGTTGAGATGTCCTAATTGCAAAACGAATCGGACGCGTTTCAATCTAATTAAACAAGTACCAGAATCGGTAAAATTGGATCCAGAAACGGGCGAAGTCGTGCAACAATTTGCGCAAAATAACTTAGATCCTTTCCATATTCCGTATACTGGTCCGGAATTTCGGATTCAATGTGGAGTATGTGGTATGATTGATGATGAACGAAGATTTACGTTCAATCAAAGGGGAATGGAATAA
- a CDS encoding SDR family oxidoreductase yields the protein MKRKTVLITGGGTGIGKITARYLAEKGYNIVLNYRKSKTETESFIRELEQSFSIDAYALKGDVANVHDCKRLYEEVTSRSGGIDILIHNAGPYVRERKKLVDYPIEQWQYIVNGNLNSVFYLSKLFIPYMQRQKWGRIITFGFDRADDAPAWAFRSAFASAKTGLVSLTKTLSLEEAENGITVNMICPGDITDEWKERTIEEAKENVDASTPVGRPGTGEDVARVIAFLCDRSSDFLTGNVIHVSGGKDVIGKWRYTN from the coding sequence TTGAAAAGAAAAACGGTATTGATCACAGGCGGAGGAACTGGAATTGGGAAAATTACGGCCCGTTATTTAGCAGAAAAAGGGTATAATATTGTTCTCAATTATCGGAAAAGCAAAACCGAGACCGAGTCTTTTATCCGGGAATTGGAACAGTCCTTTTCCATCGATGCGTATGCATTGAAAGGGGATGTGGCAAATGTCCACGACTGCAAACGTTTGTATGAAGAAGTGACAAGCCGTTCGGGCGGAATCGATATTTTGATACATAATGCAGGTCCATACGTACGGGAAAGGAAGAAGCTAGTCGACTATCCAATCGAACAGTGGCAATATATCGTCAATGGCAATTTAAATAGCGTATTTTATTTAAGCAAGCTGTTCATTCCGTATATGCAAAGGCAAAAATGGGGAAGAATCATTACGTTCGGTTTTGACCGGGCAGATGACGCACCGGCTTGGGCTTTTCGATCTGCCTTTGCATCGGCTAAAACCGGATTAGTTTCCTTGACAAAAACACTTAGTTTAGAAGAAGCGGAAAATGGGATTACGGTAAATATGATTTGTCCTGGGGATATTACGGATGAGTGGAAGGAAAGAACGATAGAAGAGGCGAAGGAGAATGTCGACGCCTCCACACCGGTAGGAAGGCCAGGAACGGGAGAGGACGTCGCTCGGGTTATCGCTTTCCTCTGTGATCGTTCATCCGATTTCTTGACAGGAAATGTAATTCACGTTTCAGGGGGAAAGGATGTCATCGGTAAGTGGCGATATACAAATTAA
- a CDS encoding Hsp20/alpha crystallin family protein yields the protein MKRFNEKEFQDSLEKWLKHMVSDLPTMFRQVSSHENSNKNQSINEQVFETHDDVYIRIPIEDVEKLKNMKIYYSINKCFIHGLVPENRPYPIILPVTVKKKGGSAIYKDGILEIRLPKNTDWQYSEIAVDTYE from the coding sequence TTGAAACGATTCAACGAAAAAGAGTTTCAAGATTCGTTAGAGAAATGGCTTAAACATATGGTTTCGGACCTTCCTACCATGTTCCGCCAAGTTTCATCCCATGAAAATTCAAATAAAAACCAATCGATCAATGAACAAGTCTTCGAAACCCACGATGATGTGTACATTCGAATTCCGATCGAGGACGTGGAGAAATTAAAAAATATGAAAATCTATTATAGTATTAATAAATGTTTCATACACGGACTAGTCCCAGAAAACCGACCGTATCCAATTATTTTGCCTGTCACGGTGAAAAAAAAGGGAGGCAGTGCGATTTATAAAGACGGGATATTGGAAATTCGTCTGCCAAAAAATACCGATTGGCAATATAGCGAAATTGCGGTGGATACTTATGAATAA
- the ligD gene encoding DNA ligase D, which yields MRPMLPTLTFSPPMGDEWVYETKYDGFRAFLYLDEKIALMSRNGNSLLSSFPEVNRFVHTYRSAFASLLPVILDGEITILVNEFKSDFSKVQKRARLKIREKIKEAVEQFPATFLAFDVLSWQGKNMMEKPYEERKKLLRSFIQTFCNEEMPNVRQDPFVQYVPYENNYFDLWKKVTDAGGEGIVAKHRKSAWVEGRRSDRWLKVKNWKKVNAFITAFDKKNEYFHIGVYDESGLIRTIGLFKNGLTGQEREILRKAVKENAQKEDDRFLYIAPGICVELFYLDWYEHKLREPYFSKFLFETSPRTCTFQQLIDNHPPYSVTITHPEKRLWSGQRKTKKDYLDYLTNIYPYMAPFLKNRPLTVIRYPHGIFGEGFFQKNCPDYAPDFVETYEEDGIRFILCNHFNTFIWLGNQLAIEFHIPFRTIERKNPSEIVIDLDPPTKAEFPLAKEAAMIIKEDIMDKLGLTAFIKVSGKRGLQLYIPLSTECSFTWEETRMFTKFIADYLVAKDENRFTTERLKINRGNRLYIDYVQHGPGKTIIAPFSVRGNEQATVATPIFWKELYGPLEPDGFSMSQVLNRLSNKGNPFETYFQVKNEEPFKEIVSFFKRNRPLF from the coding sequence ATGCGACCGATGTTACCGACGTTAACCTTTTCACCGCCGATGGGAGATGAATGGGTATACGAAACGAAATATGACGGATTTCGCGCCTTTCTTTATTTAGATGAGAAAATAGCATTAATGAGTAGAAATGGAAATAGTCTTCTTTCTTCTTTTCCAGAAGTGAATCGATTTGTTCATACGTATCGATCGGCTTTCGCTTCCCTTTTACCCGTCATTCTCGATGGGGAAATAACGATTCTCGTCAACGAATTTAAAAGCGATTTTTCAAAGGTGCAAAAACGGGCAAGATTAAAGATACGAGAAAAAATAAAGGAGGCGGTCGAACAATTTCCAGCGACTTTCCTCGCATTTGATGTATTGTCATGGCAGGGAAAAAATATGATGGAAAAACCGTACGAAGAACGAAAAAAACTTCTACGATCGTTTATCCAAACGTTTTGTAATGAAGAAATGCCGAATGTCCGTCAAGATCCATTTGTGCAATATGTTCCGTACGAAAATAATTATTTTGATTTATGGAAAAAGGTGACAGACGCTGGGGGAGAAGGAATCGTTGCCAAACATCGGAAAAGTGCTTGGGTGGAAGGAAGGCGGAGCGACCGATGGCTAAAAGTTAAAAATTGGAAAAAAGTAAACGCCTTCATTACCGCCTTTGACAAAAAAAACGAATATTTTCATATCGGTGTATACGATGAGTCAGGACTAATTCGAACAATCGGTCTGTTTAAAAACGGTTTAACGGGGCAGGAAAGGGAAATATTACGGAAGGCGGTGAAAGAAAATGCCCAAAAGGAGGACGATCGTTTTCTATATATCGCCCCCGGAATATGTGTGGAACTATTTTATTTAGATTGGTACGAACACAAATTGCGCGAACCGTACTTCTCTAAATTTTTATTTGAAACATCCCCTCGTACTTGTACGTTTCAGCAATTAATTGACAATCATCCGCCCTATTCCGTAACGATTACCCACCCGGAGAAACGTCTTTGGAGCGGACAACGAAAGACAAAAAAGGATTATCTCGACTATTTAACGAATATTTATCCATATATGGCACCTTTTTTGAAAAATCGCCCGTTGACCGTTATTCGCTATCCCCACGGAATATTCGGTGAAGGATTTTTCCAAAAAAATTGTCCCGATTATGCTCCGGACTTTGTTGAAACTTATGAAGAAGACGGAATTCGATTTATTCTTTGCAATCACTTCAATACGTTCATATGGCTTGGGAATCAGTTAGCTATCGAATTCCACATCCCCTTTCGAACGATTGAAAGGAAAAATCCATCGGAAATTGTCATCGATCTCGATCCGCCTACGAAGGCTGAATTTCCTTTAGCGAAGGAAGCGGCGATGATTATTAAAGAAGATATTATGGATAAGCTCGGATTAACAGCCTTTATTAAAGTTTCAGGGAAAAGGGGGTTGCAATTGTACATCCCCCTTTCAACCGAGTGTTCTTTTACATGGGAGGAGACGCGCATGTTTACAAAATTCATAGCGGATTATTTAGTGGCGAAGGACGAAAACCGTTTTACAACAGAACGATTGAAGATAAATCGAGGAAATCGATTATATATTGACTACGTTCAACATGGTCCAGGAAAAACGATCATCGCCCCCTTTTCAGTTAGGGGAAATGAACAGGCGACAGTTGCAACACCTATTTTTTGGAAAGAATTGTATGGGCCTTTAGAACCGGACGGATTTTCCATGTCGCAAGTATTAAATCGACTATCAAACAAGGGAAATCCTTTCGAAACATATTTCCAAGTGAAAAACGAAGAACCGTTCAAGGAAATTGTCTCGTTTTTCAAAAGGAATAGACCCCTCTTCTAA
- a CDS encoding DUF4870 domain-containing protein yields MPTQNERILAALIFGISFFTIFIGPIVIWLLKKDESSFVDYYGREYFNYVITYILYYFISGILVFVLIGIPLLFILGVVQLIITIYAVVKALDGQYVRLPFIIRLI; encoded by the coding sequence ATGCCAACACAAAATGAACGAATTTTAGCCGCATTGATTTTTGGAATTAGTTTTTTTACGATATTTATCGGTCCGATCGTCATTTGGTTGTTGAAAAAGGATGAATCTTCCTTTGTCGATTACTACGGTCGAGAATATTTCAACTATGTAATTACGTATATCCTCTATTATTTTATCAGTGGAATTCTCGTATTCGTATTGATCGGCATCCCTTTACTTTTCATCTTAGGAGTTGTCCAGCTAATTATTACCATTTACGCTGTCGTAAAAGCGTTGGACGGACAATACGTGCGTCTCCCCTTTATTATTCGTCTGATTTAA
- a CDS encoding M15 family metallopeptidase, whose amino-acid sequence MKKLFIGISILFLFYSTGCSNENVANDVDQTQDDTEVEIPENEADVNNSVNEEQSEKEDEFPVQVVFNETEVIGDQTVISNPENLMILVNKQFSLPSDYIPDDLVRPDVAFSFGDLDIEKSYMRKEAAQALEELFAEAKKAGLNLYAVSGYRSFSRQEQIFQNEVNEKGEEYALEAVAYPGQSEHQTGLAMDISSEAVGYLLTEQFEQTDEGIWLKENAHRFGFILRYPKGKEEITGYQFEPWHFRYVGKEIAELIYENDWTLEEFFDHANEY is encoded by the coding sequence ATGAAAAAATTATTTATAGGAATAAGCATTCTCTTCTTATTTTATAGTACTGGTTGTTCAAATGAAAATGTGGCAAACGACGTTGATCAAACTCAAGATGATACGGAAGTTGAAATACCAGAAAATGAAGCCGACGTGAACAATTCCGTAAATGAAGAACAAAGTGAAAAGGAAGATGAATTTCCCGTTCAAGTCGTTTTTAACGAAACGGAAGTCATTGGGGATCAAACGGTTATTTCCAATCCCGAAAATTTGATGATTTTAGTAAACAAACAATTTTCTCTTCCTTCCGATTACATTCCGGATGATTTAGTCCGACCCGATGTGGCATTTTCCTTCGGGGATTTGGATATTGAAAAAAGCTATATGCGAAAAGAAGCTGCCCAAGCATTGGAAGAACTTTTCGCAGAGGCTAAAAAAGCAGGGTTAAATTTATATGCCGTTTCCGGGTATCGCTCCTTTTCCCGTCAAGAACAAATTTTTCAAAATGAAGTGAACGAAAAAGGGGAGGAATACGCGCTTGAAGCCGTTGCCTATCCCGGGCAAAGCGAACATCAGACAGGCCTAGCTATGGACATTTCATCTGAAGCAGTCGGTTATTTACTTACGGAACAATTTGAACAGACAGATGAAGGAATTTGGCTAAAGGAAAATGCCCATCGATTCGGCTTTATTCTCCGCTATCCGAAGGGAAAGGAAGAAATTACTGGATACCAATTTGAGCCTTGGCATTTTCGTTATGTCGGAAAAGAAATAGCGGAACTCATCTATGAAAACGATTGGACGTTAGAAGAATTTTTTGACCATGCCAATGAATATTGA
- the dapF gene encoding diaminopimelate epimerase: MLSIPFKKVHGSKNDFLLIDENEVLNSLNHSKRKQLAQSLCDRTNGIGGDGILFIQKSDHCDGKMEIYNADGTVASMCGNGLRCAGRYIMEKTGKNRVVVETMKVDLTVQQYETEQSVPFIQVEISPVSFDPSSLPMVTDKKRVIGERLPELSNQLSFTAVSVPNPHLLSIVSKEVLFSDQLFQLASYVNGENPYFPDGVNVSFIYPIKAGEIFVRTFERGVGFTNACGTAMSAASIVAILNGLHQYEIPLTVYNPGGFVKTIVHNDNGNLSVDLIGNATYCFEGTVQMDFHTGAFHWLKERSFEEEKDYALLEKRAKEIVDSIR; the protein is encoded by the coding sequence ATGTTATCTATTCCATTTAAAAAGGTTCATGGCTCGAAAAACGATTTTCTTTTAATTGATGAAAACGAAGTGCTTAATTCTTTGAATCATTCGAAGCGAAAACAATTGGCCCAATCTTTGTGCGACCGTACAAATGGGATTGGTGGCGATGGAATTCTTTTTATACAAAAAAGCGATCATTGTGATGGAAAAATGGAAATTTATAATGCGGACGGTACGGTAGCATCTATGTGTGGAAACGGGTTACGATGTGCTGGTCGGTACATAATGGAGAAAACAGGGAAAAATCGAGTCGTCGTTGAAACGATGAAAGTGGACTTAACGGTACAACAATATGAAACTGAACAGTCCGTTCCTTTCATCCAAGTGGAAATTTCACCGGTCTCCTTCGATCCATCCAGTTTACCAATGGTCACTGATAAAAAACGTGTCATTGGCGAACGATTACCGGAATTGTCTAATCAATTGTCCTTTACTGCCGTAAGCGTTCCGAATCCCCACTTACTTTCGATCGTATCGAAGGAAGTTTTATTTAGCGACCAGCTTTTCCAGTTGGCTTCCTATGTAAATGGTGAAAATCCATATTTTCCCGACGGAGTGAACGTGAGCTTTATTTATCCGATAAAAGCAGGGGAAATATTCGTCCGCACCTTTGAACGAGGGGTTGGATTTACGAACGCCTGTGGGACGGCGATGAGTGCTGCGAGTATCGTTGCGATTTTAAATGGACTTCATCAATATGAAATTCCACTTACCGTTTATAATCCTGGTGGTTTTGTAAAGACGATCGTTCATAATGACAACGGTAATTTATCGGTGGATTTAATCGGTAATGCCACTTACTGTTTTGAAGGAACCGTGCAAATGGACTTTCATACCGGTGCCTTCCACTGGTTGAAAGAAAGGTCTTTTGAGGAAGAAAAGGATTACGCCTTATTGGAAAAAAGGGCGAAGGAAATAGTCGATTCAATCCGATGA
- the deoD gene encoding purine-nucleoside phosphorylase has product MSVHIGAKENEIAETVLLPGDPLRAKYIAENFLENAFRYNEVRNMFGYTGTYKGKRISVQGTGMGVPSISIYITELMQSYNVQQLIRVGTCGAIQKDVKVRDVILAMSASTDSQINRKIFGGSVDFAPTANFDLLKKAFDAGVEKNLKLKVGNVFTADLFYDDYAEHEKWANYGILALEMESAALYTLAAKFGRKALSILTVSDHILTGEETTAEERQTTFNDMIEVALEAAIKE; this is encoded by the coding sequence ATGAGTGTACATATCGGTGCAAAGGAAAATGAAATTGCCGAAACGGTTCTTTTACCAGGGGATCCGTTACGGGCAAAATATATCGCAGAAAACTTTTTAGAAAATGCGTTCCGCTATAACGAAGTAAGAAATATGTTTGGCTATACCGGTACATACAAAGGAAAAAGAATCTCCGTTCAAGGTACCGGCATGGGCGTACCTTCCATCTCCATTTATATAACAGAATTAATGCAAAGCTACAATGTGCAACAATTAATTCGTGTCGGTACATGCGGTGCCATTCAAAAGGATGTAAAAGTTCGCGATGTGATTTTGGCGATGAGTGCATCAACCGACTCCCAAATCAACCGAAAAATATTTGGTGGAAGCGTTGATTTTGCACCGACCGCCAACTTCGACTTGTTGAAAAAGGCGTTTGATGCCGGTGTAGAAAAGAATTTAAAATTAAAAGTTGGAAACGTGTTCACTGCGGACCTCTTTTATGATGATTATGCCGAACATGAAAAATGGGCAAATTATGGTATTTTAGCCCTTGAAATGGAATCCGCTGCCCTTTACACTTTAGCGGCGAAATTCGGTCGAAAAGCGTTATCGATTTTGACCGTCAGTGACCACATTCTTACCGGTGAAGAAACGACGGCAGAAGAAAGACAAACGACCTTTAACGACATGATTGAAGTGGCGCTTGAAGCGGCCATTAAAGAATAA
- a CDS encoding redoxin domain-containing protein, with the protein MKKLVLVVFFILLILTAVDQWMIKKHDSKQEASVDGQGESIETVTEPTVGLEIGEKAPEFVLETLNGETLALKDLRGKTVLLNFWASWCPPCREEMPDMQKVYEQFKDENIEIVAVNLTYGRETVEKAKNFQQELNLTFPIPLDKKAEVTKLYQIIPIPASYFIDRDGIIRDTKIGPMTEDEIIEKLEKIK; encoded by the coding sequence GTGAAAAAATTGGTCCTCGTCGTTTTTTTCATTCTTCTCATTTTGACGGCCGTCGATCAATGGATGATTAAAAAACATGATTCAAAACAGGAAGCGAGCGTCGATGGACAAGGGGAGTCGATCGAAACGGTAACGGAACCGACCGTCGGATTAGAAATCGGTGAGAAGGCACCGGAATTTGTTTTGGAAACATTAAACGGTGAAACGCTCGCATTAAAAGATTTACGGGGAAAGACGGTTTTACTAAATTTTTGGGCGAGTTGGTGTCCACCTTGTCGAGAAGAAATGCCTGACATGCAAAAAGTTTATGAGCAGTTTAAAGATGAAAATATTGAAATTGTTGCAGTCAATTTGACCTATGGTAGAGAAACCGTCGAAAAAGCGAAAAATTTTCAACAAGAATTAAATTTAACCTTTCCAATTCCTCTAGATAAAAAGGCTGAAGTAACGAAACTGTATCAAATTATTCCAATTCCGGCGAGTTATTTCATCGATCGAGACGGAATTATCCGAGATACTAAGATCGGACCAATGACGGAAGATGAGATCATTGAAAAATTGGAGAAAATTAAATGA